ATTAATAACTTACAATGACACTATTATTAGGGTAAAGTTTCTCTTCAAATTGAATggaaattttaataaaacatgagaattttatatgcattttacaaacatatataagaaTCACATGCATTTGAATCAATAGATTGGGTTGGAGCCTTGGAggattataattattttttatatttatattttataattttttactttttattataggGGACACTTATATTATGGGTGCTAATGTGTCTCTCTCAtggattttttcaaattttcaaatagaAGTTCGGAATAGGGAGTGATTTGTCATTTTGCCTTAACACAAGGAATTTTAAGCCACTTTTTAAGCTTTAGGCCGCCGTAAACGTAATCAGAATGTGACtgattttgcattatttttcgcaatttttttatttttattttaaataaaaaataaaaaatctactGATGTCTAAATTGGGCTTTTCATGGTCTGCTCTACCTTAACATGAAAAGCCCATTAAACCTATTAAAGCCACTCGCCTTAAGCCCTTAGCTTTGAAAGGGTTTATGATCAAACGGAACAGAAACTTCGAAAGCCTCAAATGGCAAGGCACGTCCATCGTCTTCCCAGGTTCCTCCTCGCTGCCCGAAACGAAGTCCAAAACCCCATCTCATTCCCTCTCTCCCACTCCCTCTGCTCAGCCTCTGAACCTGAAAAGCCAACCGAAACCACCTCAACAGAGATTCAGAATCCTTCTACCAACGTTGAAGACCAGCAGCGCCATGAGCAAGTCCAGAAGCTCCGAGTCCTTCTCCTACAGAGCCGTACGGATACTGCCCAGAGGCTCATCAAGTCCCTTGTTCTCGCCAAAGCTCCTTTCTCTTCGCCCTCCGAGCTTTTCACTCTCTTCGCCGTCTCTGCGCCCTCCGTGAAGCGAACTTTCTCGGACATGCTCTTGGCGGTTTGCTCGGAGTCCAGAATGACAACCGAAGCCACGGAGGTTTACAGATTGATGAAGAGAGACGGTAGGTTTCCTTCTTTGGCTTCTTTCAATGTGTTGCTTGAATCATTGGTGGCCTCGAAACAGTATCAGATAGCGTTGGAATTGGTTTCGGATGCTGTGGGGTCGGGTATTCGACTTGGTAGGTTTGCCTTTGGGAAGGCGGTTCTTGCGGCGGTGAAGTTGGGGAATCTGAACAGGGCATTTGAGTTGCTGGATAACATGAAGAAGAGCAGCGTGAGTCCTGGTGTGTTTGTTTACAATGTGGTGCTGGATGGGTTGTGTAAAGAGAAGAGAATGAGGGACGCAGAGAAGGTATTTGATGAAATGCTGAAGACGAAGTTGGTGCCGAGTTTGGTTACGTATAATACACTGATTGATGGGTATTGTAAAGTAGGGGAATTGGAGGGTGCTTTTGGTTTGAGAGACAGGATGAAGGTGGAGAATGTGGAGCCGAGTCTTGTTACATTCAATTCTTTGCTTAGTGGGCTTTGTCGGGCACGGAGAATGGATGATGCAAAGAGGATATTAGAGGAAATGAATGCCTATGGATTTGTGCCTGATGGGTTTACTTACAATATAGTTTTTGATGGGCATTCGAGAAGTGgtaatggtgaggcttcattgGCTTTGTTTGAAGACGCAGTTGGGAAAGGAGTAAGGTTTAATAAGTATACATGTAGCATTTTGTTGAATGGGTTGTGCAAAGAAGGGAAGATGGAAAAGGCAGAGGAGATTCTGAAGAAACTAATGGAGAGAGGGCTTGTTCCGGATGAGGTAATGTATAACACAATTATGAATGGATACTGTCGGAGGGGCGATTTGAACAGAGCCATTTCAATTCTTGAACAAATGGAAAGTCATGGGTTGCGGCTCAACTGCATCACTTTCAATACTTTGATTAGCAAGTTTTGTGCGATGAGAGAGATGGATAAGGCGGAGGAGTGGGTAAAGAAGATGGCAGAGAAGGGAATTTCCCCGAATGTTGAGACATTTAACACCCTTATTGATGGCTATGGACGGAAGTGCTTGTTTGACAGGTGTTTCCAGATTCTCgaagaaatggaaaataaagGGATAAAGCCAAACGTTGTAAGCTATGGTTCTCTCATAAATTGTTTATGCAAGGATGGTAAGTTTCTTGAAGCTGAAATTATCCTCAGGGATATGGTAGGAAGGGGGGTATTGCCAAATgcacaaatatataatatgctCATTGATGTTAATTGTACAGCGGGGAAACTGAAAGGTGCCTTTATGTTTTTCGATGAGATGGCAAACAATGGTATAAGGGCAACACTTGTAACCTACAATGCTCTTATTGACGGGCTGTGCAAAAAGGGAAGGGTGATAGAAGCTGAAAATTTGGTTTCCGAGATCACGAGTAGTGGTTATAGTCCTGATGTGATCACATACAACTCCCTAATCTCAGGGTATGCTAATACGAAAAACATCCAGAAATGTCTCAGCTTGTATGAACATATGAAGAAGTTGGGGATTAAACCTACTTTAAATACATATCATCCTCTAATTACTGCAGGCTGTGAGGAAGATATTGTGCTGGTAGAGAATTTGGTAAATGAAATGTCACAGATGGGTTTGGCCTGCGACAGATTGGTATTTAATGCACTTATTCACTGTTATGCAAAACATGGCTACCTTCAGAGGGCGTTTGCCTTGCAGCGTGATATGATAGACCAGGGCATTCCTGCCGACAAGATGACCTATAATAGCTTGATTCTGGGGCATTTCAGAGAAGGAAAGTTGTCAGGGGTAAAGGATCTTGTTACTGATATGAAGGCCAAAGGATTGGCCCCTAAAGCTGATACTTATAACATACTTGTTAAGGGATTTTGCGAACAAAAGGATTTCAGTGGGGCATATGTTTGGTTTAGGGAAATGGCCGACAACGGCTTCCTACTAACTGCCTCTACATGCAATGAGCTGATCGCCGGCCTTCAACAGGAGGGGAGGTTTCAAGAGGCCCAGATTGTCTGCTTGGAAATGAAGGTTAAACTAACAGATGATTCGGGCACCAATGAGGATCTCTCTGCTGTTGCCAAAATGTGAAGGGAGATGTTTGGCGTGGTTAAGCTCTCAGCGCAACGATTTATCGACAAAGAGAGACACGGATGCTGTATTATAGCTTTGATTTATACACTTCTGCCTTATACACTTCTGCCTTATACTTCTGTGTTGATATTGAAACACACGTAGAAGAGTGTGGCTGACCTCAGAAATGATGGTCGGTCAGATGCTAAAGAAGCAAATATTTGGGCTGGCTGAGCCGAGCAATGGCGTGCACACTGTTGTGAGGATTTGTTAGGAGTTATTCGTTGTGAATAAGCTTCTAGCTTGAAACATTTGATATCCAACCAGGGCTTGGCCTCAGGTATTCTACTTGTATAGAAATTTCAACCATTTTCATAAGTTTTATGATTACGTTTTAGATTACAAAAACTGTAGTACTGTACAATTGGCCGCCATAACAAATTATGTAGTCTCATAAATCATTGTTTCATATCTCTTATTCACCTTGATACTACAATCAATTTGCAGATGCTCAAATACCATGATAATTCAccgtttattttaaaagtttaaactaattaattaatttaattaatattctatgtTGACAAGCACTAATCGGTTATCCTTAGCTGCCATGGGCAGTAAATTGTTGTAGCTCGCATGGTCGAACTGTGTTCCAAGAATTGCTTTCGTGTTGCATTACACTATTGGGCACTTGATTTGTGTAGCTTGCATGGTTGAACAGCGTTCCAAGAATTGGTTAGCGTTGTACTATacttttgtttgaaacaggGCACAATAGGCCACTCACGTTGAGATGACATTCTTAATCATCAGGTGGTTGCAATTCATATTACCATGTTGGTTTGAATTGTGTTAAGGCatgaatataaattatataagttaatcataattttgatcgtttaattaaatgaattaaattCCTTAACCTTAATCTGTTAATTAATTGTCGAGTTTGCTAGTTCGAATTATGTCGAAACATGAGTATAAAATGTTATAAGTTAACGCtaactcaactcatttaattaaacgggcgAACTCTAACACACCGCTGATTTAGTATTGATTTTGTATAGGGTTGGCAGATCGATATAAAAAATCGACAACTTCAATTATGGATCTTAGTTAAAATACAGTTCATCCAGCTTCAGTATGAATTTATGACCATTTCATCATATGAATAGGCAAAATGACATGTTTTAGATTCATGGTATTTTTAATTTCCTCCAACCAATCTGGAAAAAAATTTATCCTCGCACTAATCCTACTGGTTAATCAAATCAATATGACgtaaaaatcattacaaaacctCAACATTTTGCAAAACTTCCAACATTTATTAAATCATATACTCAGGTCCCATAGATCATCCACTGAACCAACGAAGAACAAGTAATCCAAAAAAACCACCACAAAAacacagagaaagaaaaagggttaCAAGCTCACCAAATTCAAAGAGCTTTGAGGATATCCTCAGCCCCACTGAACGTAAACGCACCGCCCTCCTCCAAATTCAAGACCTTGACGACCCCATCTTCGGCCAAGAGCGCGTACCTTCGGGATCTCACGCCCAACCCCACGGGCTTGTCGCTCAAATCGAGCTCGCACCCGATGGCCCTGGTGAAGTCGCCGTTCCCATCGGACAACAAGAGCACCTCGTCGTTGATGTTGAGGTTCTCCTTCCAGGCTTTCATGACGAAGGCGTCGTTGACCGAAATGCAAGCGATGGTGTCGACCCCTTTGGCCTTGAGATCCTTGGACTTGTCGACGAAGCC
Above is a genomic segment from Corylus avellana chromosome ca9, CavTom2PMs-1.0 containing:
- the LOC132192067 gene encoding pentatricopeptide repeat-containing protein At5g12100, mitochondrial, which produces MARHVHRLPRFLLAARNEVQNPISFPLSHSLCSASEPEKPTETTSTEIQNPSTNVEDQQRHEQVQKLRVLLLQSRTDTAQRLIKSLVLAKAPFSSPSELFTLFAVSAPSVKRTFSDMLLAVCSESRMTTEATEVYRLMKRDGRFPSLASFNVLLESLVASKQYQIALELVSDAVGSGIRLGRFAFGKAVLAAVKLGNLNRAFELLDNMKKSSVSPGVFVYNVVLDGLCKEKRMRDAEKVFDEMLKTKLVPSLVTYNTLIDGYCKVGELEGAFGLRDRMKVENVEPSLVTFNSLLSGLCRARRMDDAKRILEEMNAYGFVPDGFTYNIVFDGHSRSGNGEASLALFEDAVGKGVRFNKYTCSILLNGLCKEGKMEKAEEILKKLMERGLVPDEVMYNTIMNGYCRRGDLNRAISILEQMESHGLRLNCITFNTLISKFCAMREMDKAEEWVKKMAEKGISPNVETFNTLIDGYGRKCLFDRCFQILEEMENKGIKPNVVSYGSLINCLCKDGKFLEAEIILRDMVGRGVLPNAQIYNMLIDVNCTAGKLKGAFMFFDEMANNGIRATLVTYNALIDGLCKKGRVIEAENLVSEITSSGYSPDVITYNSLISGYANTKNIQKCLSLYEHMKKLGIKPTLNTYHPLITAGCEEDIVLVENLVNEMSQMGLACDRLVFNALIHCYAKHGYLQRAFALQRDMIDQGIPADKMTYNSLILGHFREGKLSGVKDLVTDMKAKGLAPKADTYNILVKGFCEQKDFSGAYVWFREMADNGFLLTASTCNELIAGLQQEGRFQEAQIVCLEMKVKLTDDSGTNEDLSAVAKM